The Aethina tumida isolate Nest 87 chromosome 6, icAetTumi1.1, whole genome shotgun sequence nucleotide sequence CTTAAAACCCTTGACTTGAAAGGCATTGAGTCAGTGATTCCAGAATGGCGTTAGCTAATGTGGAGGACGAGTACAAGAAGGACCCCAACCTGAAGAGGGAGGACGTGAGGAGTCTGTTGGAGTGGGTGGAGCACCAGCCTCATCTACCCAAAATCACTGGTGAGGAAATAATCCTGGGATTCTTCCAGAGTGGGTCaggaattgtttgttttagagTTACAAGCTATTTTGTTCTTGCACAGCTGCTATTACAGCAATGAACAAGCCAAAACCACCgttgataattatttcactGTGAGGACTATTTGCTCAGACATTTTCTCCAACAGATCACCCAATAATCCTTCGGTGACAGAAACGCAGGACGTCTGGTAAATTTAGCAATCAATTTACAACCAATTTTGACCTTTAACTTGTAGCTTAGTGAGACCACTTCCGAAGCTGACACCTGAGGGCTACACCGTGATCTTTTCGAAGCTACTAAACACCGACCCAGACAAGTACAACTTCTCCAACCAGATCAGGAACTGGGACATGTCCGCCATAAGGAACTTGAACATCAAAGGCACCTCCAACGGTTTGATCATGGTTGCTGACTTGAAAGGGATCGCCTTCGGCCACGTCACCAAGCTCAACATCATCACCATGAAGAAGTTCATGTACTACCTACAAGTAAGTTGACTCAAGAAGCTTAAAAATTGGATACATCTTGTGGTTTTTGCAGGAAGCCATGCCCATCAGGATCAAGGGCCTCCACTTCATCAACATCGTCCCCTTCATGGACAAAATTCTGGCCCTGATGAAACCCTTCATGAAAAAGGAGTTGATGAGCATGGTCGGTTTGCCTCTAGTTgtattcctcagttaattcaACCTAAGGCATTTTCAGCTGTTCCTTCACAATGACATGGAGGAGTTCTACAAGTACGTGCCCAAGGACATGCTACCAAAGGACTATGGGGGCTCCTGCGTCTCAATCAAAGACCTCCAAGGTAATACCCTCCAGTGGAGTGGACAACAACTTGTAACatccataattattttgtagagCAAGACAAGAAGCTGCTTCGGGAGTACGAAAGCTTCCACAAAATGGAAGACGCCCAAATGGTCAACGA carries:
- the LOC109608039 gene encoding alpha-tocopherol transfer protein-like, with protein sequence MALANVEDEYKKDPNLKREDVRSLLEWVEHQPHLPKITELQAILFLHSCYYSNEQAKTTVDNYFTVRTICSDIFSNRSPNNPSVTETQDVCLVRPLPKLTPEGYTVIFSKLLNTDPDKYNFSNQIRNWDMSAIRNLNIKGTSNGLIMVADLKGIAFGHVTKLNIITMKKFMYYLQEAMPIRIKGLHFINIVPFMDKILALMKPFMKKELMSMLFLHNDMEEFYKYVPKDMLPKDYGGSCVSIKDLQEQDKKLLREYESFHKMEDAQMVNEKLRPGRPKQASDFFGVEGTFKKLEVD